In Thamnophis elegans isolate rThaEle1 chromosome 13, rThaEle1.pri, whole genome shotgun sequence, one DNA window encodes the following:
- the ITPRIPL1 gene encoding inositol 1,4,5-trisphosphate receptor-interacting protein-like 1, with protein sequence MAIAPLLFLAALALVHHPLLVNDITDLTTLNRLEEHERRLTTEMGRLQVEMNQKNWNWDLKQNQEQWAAEDLDTEDGTWDGWPYVGVVILILFGCCRRTIAKEPSDDSSMDGSSTTTTTTNGEEDFEDTDPEPEDYESKKKWLEDFYEQHIETGDMSSLCDFVEMLVNDVLEESRDQKLLLLENCIGVGSAFEGWSTEVSKTFCVLVPILPPKGYSFHIETSDSEGAPCKHGHILVEAECLCKRERLLGDVVCSLHHPERELSQEEQSKSLMHVLCTNSHLNGEKTAQWFQALVSKAWDTLGLKYNLSLIIQNSNKRCQLKVDLESREEIFIDILLGVQQGDSLIFMTIGGDPKDHLNGMVWRQTFAIQELLFFKWVSQRAPKDSCHLKCLQILVFFRESMILDKKNLVLTNYHYKTCLMHLLLLGPLSSWEPGQITQRLQDLLLKMNTALEEKYLEHFLIGNVGLPIQIPLPKSLRSAAPFNLFEYLAQIPILHMEAVNEFVQVVEQVRTLWLAPEE encoded by the coding sequence ATGGCCATAGCCCCTCTGCTTTTCCTGGCGGCCCTAGCATTAGTCCATCACCCTTTGTTGGTCAACGACATCACAGATCTGACCACCCTGAATCGTCTTGAGGAGCATGAGAGGCGGCTAACGACAGAGATGGGGCGTCTCCAGGTGGAAATGAACCAGAAGAACTGGAACTGGGATCTCAAACAGAACCAGGAGCAGTGGGCGGCAGAGGACCTTGACACGGAAgatggcacctgggatggatggCCATATGTAGGGGTTGTCATCCTCATTCTGTTTGGATGCTGCAGGCGCACCATCGCGAAGGAGCCCAGTGACGATTCCAGTATGGATGGctccagcaccaccaccaccaccaccaatggAGAAGAAGACTTTGAAGACACTGATCCGGAACCGGAAGATTACGAATCCAAGAAGAAATGGTTGGAGGATTTTTATGAGCAACATATTGAGACTGGCGATATGTCCAGCTTGTGCGATTTTGTGGAGATGTTAGTGAATGATGTGCTGGAAGAGAGTCGGGATCAaaagctacttctgctggagaACTGCATCGGGGTGGGCAGCGCCTTTGAAGGATGGTCCACAGAGGTCTCGAAAACCTTCTGCGTCCTCGTGCCTATATTGCCACCCAAGGGCTACTCCTTCCACATTGAAACCAGCGACTCCGAGGGGGCTCCATGCAAGCATGGCCACATCCTGGTAGAGGCAGAGTGcctgtgtaagagagagaggctGCTGGGGGACGTGGTGTGCTCCCTCCATCACCCGGAACGAGAACTGAGCCAAGAAGAACAGAGCAAGTCCCTTATGCATGTTCTATGCACCAATTCCCATCTGAATGGGGAGAAAACCGCCCAGTGGTTCCAAGCTTTGGTAAGCAAGGCCTGGGACACTCTCGGCCTGAAGTACAACTTAAGTCTCATTATTCAGAATTCCAACAAAAGGTGCCAGCTGAAAGTAGACCTTGAATCCAGGGAGGAGATCTTTATCGATATCTTACTTGGAGTGCAGCAAGGAGACTCGCTGATCTTCATGACCATCGGAGGGGACCCAAAGGACCATCTCAATGGCATGGTTTGGCGTCAAACTTTTGCCATTCAGGAGCTGCTCTTCTTCAAATGGGTGAGCCAGCGAGCTCCCAAGGACAGCTGCCACCTGAAATGTCTTCAGATCTTGGTCTTTTTTAGAGAGTCTATGATCCTGGACAAGAAGAACCTGGTGCTCACAAACTACCATTACAAGACTTGTTTGATGCACCTCTTGCTTCTGGGACCTCTGTCCTCCTGGGAGCCAGGGCAAATCACACAACGGCTTCAAGATCTCCTCTTGAAGATGAATACCGCCCTGGAGGAAAAATACCTTGAACACTTCCTCATCGGGAACGTGGGTTTGCCCATCCAAATCCCTCTGCCCAAGAGCCTCCGAAGTGCTGCCCCCTTCAACCTTTTTGAGTACTTGGCCCAAATCCCGATCCTCCACATGGAGGCGGTCAATGAGTTTGTGCAGGTGGTAGAGCAGGTGAGGACTCTCTGGTTAGCCCCTGAAGAATAG